Proteins encoded by one window of Phytohabitans houttuyneae:
- a CDS encoding polymorphic toxin type 27 domain-containing protein has protein sequence MGGHTFNRGQWESRQTIGGRPLWMDGVSGAAKSRSTLISFTLDCLYGRDGETAATTPQEAFEVNYERGLPMAGDWRLGAGQGNGTAWELAAVGRTVRLGDVTG, from the coding sequence ATCGGTGGGCACACGTTTAATCGTGGGCAGTGGGAAAGCCGTCAAACAATCGGCGGTCGGCCACTGTGGATGGACGGTGTAAGCGGGGCCGCAAAGAGTCGCAGTACTCTTATATCCTTCACGCTCGATTGTTTGTATGGGCGTGATGGCGAAACTGCCGCCACGACGCCCCAGGAAGCCTTCGAGGTCAACTACGAGAGAGGGCTTCCGATGGCCGGGGACTGGCGACTCGGCGCAGGGCAGGGGAATGGGACGGCTTGGGAACTCGCTGCGGTGGGACGTACTGTTCGGCTCGGAGACGTGACTGGGTGA
- a CDS encoding polymorphic toxin-type HINT domain-containing protein, producing the protein MGPRRDGGGGDPGCAGRGRRHSFDPATLVLMADGSAKPIEDTVLGDEVVATDPRSGVSGPRQVTRLHINLDADLTNVTVRVSDTGQTITLETTQHHPFWDATDGRWVDAGELKPGHRLLVHDDQRL; encoded by the coding sequence GTGGGTCCGCGCCGTGACGGTGGTGGCGGCGACCCGGGCTGCGCGGGACGGGGGCGTAGACACAGCTTCGACCCGGCCACGCTGGTGCTGATGGCGGACGGCAGCGCCAAGCCAATCGAGGACACCGTGCTGGGCGATGAGGTCGTGGCGACGGATCCGCGGTCCGGGGTGAGCGGTCCGCGCCAGGTGACCCGCCTGCACATCAACCTGGACGCCGACCTGACCAACGTCACGGTCCGTGTCAGCGACACCGGCCAGACCATCACGCTGGAGACCACGCAGCACCACCCGTTCTGGGATGCGACGGATGGCCGCTGGGTCGACGCGGGTGAGCTGAAGCCGGGTCACCGCCTGCTGGTGCACGACGACCAGCGCCTGTAG
- a CDS encoding transposase family protein: MLTYVATIPLSTRSLTRLAELIRARRVELGGRWRRLPAHEQALMTLAHLRNGDTLVRLAVGFAVSVSTVWRYLREAIDLLAALAPDLSQAADRAGRLAYAIIDGTLIPIDRVADQRPYYSGKHKRHGVNVQVLADAAGRLVWASPALPGAVHDLTAARTHGLINALTRVNVMTFADKAYQGAGGTIWTPFKRQPNRPRLSKRQRSVNRQHAKIRALGERAVATLKTWKVLAKLHCSPHRATAIVQAIQVLQHTEDDRYPR; the protein is encoded by the coding sequence TTGCTCACGTATGTTGCCACCATCCCGTTGTCCACGCGTAGCCTGACGCGCCTTGCCGAGCTGATCCGAGCCCGACGTGTTGAGCTGGGTGGACGATGGCGGCGGCTGCCAGCGCATGAGCAGGCGTTGATGACGCTGGCCCACCTGCGCAACGGCGACACCCTGGTGAGGCTGGCGGTCGGGTTCGCGGTGTCGGTCAGCACCGTGTGGCGGTACCTGCGCGAAGCGATCGACCTACTCGCCGCCCTGGCCCCTGACCTGTCCCAGGCGGCCGATCGGGCCGGTCGGCTGGCGTACGCGATCATCGACGGCACACTGATCCCGATCGACCGAGTCGCCGACCAGCGGCCTTACTACTCGGGAAAGCACAAACGGCACGGTGTAAACGTGCAGGTCCTGGCCGACGCGGCCGGCCGGCTCGTGTGGGCCTCGCCAGCACTGCCCGGCGCGGTCCACGACCTGACCGCCGCCCGTACCCACGGCCTGATCAACGCCCTGACCAGGGTGAACGTGATGACGTTCGCGGACAAGGCGTACCAGGGCGCCGGCGGCACTATCTGGACGCCGTTCAAACGACAGCCGAACCGGCCGCGGCTGTCCAAGCGGCAAAGATCAGTCAACCGCCAGCACGCCAAGATCCGCGCGCTTGGCGAACGTGCGGTAGCCACCCTCAAGACCTGGAAAGTGCTGGCCAAGCTGCACTGCAGCCCACACCGCGCCACCGCCATCGTCCAAGCGATCCAGGTCCTCCAACACACCGAAGACGACCGCTACCCACGATGA
- a CDS encoding acetamidase/formamidase family protein has translation MNGRRRFLGAALALGASSPLLAGRASAAGRGILQPGKGPIHGRHYLPSLPDQVRWGYLPSLRSEPVLRVRSGETVTIDTVSHEGILEDQGRDPLAYFAKQGVPAKQVLSDVIAVAREYDRTTRNFDVDGPHVVTGPIHVDSAEPGDVLKVEMLSMLPRVPYGVISSRHGKGALPQLAGGAAPAGITVDEIMPPVATDGRPTGDPIRYGNISIFTPVRQGRRGLTGVLPRGRRGSVAFPLRPFMGIMGVAFAAGDGLTGPALNSIPPTLGGGNIDINLLGVGATFYLPVFAEGALFHVGDPHLAMGDGEVALTALEGSLRGTFRLTVCKAGSDGAPSVAFRYPFAETPDAWVPIGLSDPDGAQNGQVNDLDIAMRRAVVNALDFLQHDLGMDRAVAYAYLSAASDFEVSQVVDRTVGVHGVIQKRHFLPS, from the coding sequence ATGAACGGACGTCGACGGTTTCTAGGCGCCGCCCTCGCGTTGGGCGCCTCGTCTCCCTTGCTGGCTGGCCGGGCATCCGCCGCGGGCCGGGGCATCCTCCAGCCTGGCAAGGGCCCGATCCACGGCCGGCATTACCTGCCGTCGCTGCCCGATCAGGTCCGCTGGGGCTATCTCCCGTCGCTTCGCAGCGAGCCTGTGCTGCGCGTGCGGTCCGGCGAGACCGTTACCATCGACACGGTCTCGCACGAGGGCATCCTGGAGGACCAGGGCCGTGACCCGCTGGCGTACTTCGCGAAGCAGGGCGTACCGGCCAAGCAGGTGCTCAGTGACGTGATCGCGGTGGCCCGCGAGTACGACCGGACCACCCGGAACTTCGATGTGGACGGCCCGCACGTGGTCACCGGCCCGATCCACGTCGACAGCGCGGAGCCGGGCGACGTACTCAAGGTCGAGATGCTGTCGATGCTGCCCCGGGTGCCATACGGGGTGATCTCCAGCCGGCACGGCAAGGGCGCGCTGCCGCAACTGGCCGGTGGCGCCGCGCCCGCCGGCATCACGGTCGACGAGATCATGCCGCCGGTCGCCACCGACGGCAGGCCGACTGGCGACCCGATCCGGTACGGCAACATCTCGATCTTCACCCCGGTACGGCAGGGCCGGCGCGGGCTGACCGGCGTGCTTCCCCGCGGCCGGCGCGGCTCGGTGGCGTTTCCGCTGCGGCCGTTCATGGGGATCATGGGAGTTGCCTTCGCCGCCGGCGACGGCCTCACCGGCCCGGCGCTGAACTCGATTCCGCCCACGCTCGGCGGCGGCAACATCGACATAAACCTGCTCGGCGTGGGTGCCACCTTCTACCTGCCGGTCTTCGCCGAGGGCGCGCTGTTCCACGTCGGCGATCCGCACCTCGCGATGGGCGACGGTGAAGTCGCGCTTACCGCCTTGGAGGGCTCGCTACGGGGAACGTTCCGGCTCACCGTCTGCAAGGCCGGCTCTGATGGCGCACCCTCGGTAGCGTTCCGGTACCCGTTCGCCGAGACACCCGACGCGTGGGTGCCGATCGGCCTGTCCGACCCGGATGGTGCCCAGAACGGGCAGGTCAACGACCTCGACATCGCAATGCGGCGGGCGGTGGTCAACGCCCTCGACTTCCTACAGCACGACCTCGGCATGGACCGGGCGGTGGCGTACGCGTACCTGTCCGCGGCATCCGACTTCGAGGTCTCGCAAGTGGTCGACCGGACCGTCGGCGTACACGGCGTGATCCAGAAGCGGCACTTTCTACCCTCCTGA
- a CDS encoding helix-turn-helix domain-containing protein, producing the protein MEILTMPRPERPIDPAAGPVQQFAAALRKLRAEAGNPPYRTMASAAHTSKASLSAAAAGHRLPTWEVTRAYVQVCGGDVEEWHQLWTTAREKAGYPIPTQQSEEPIAVKLASEVPSLALRLTAVLGRRRRPLLVGAGSVVLIIVMVGGALWYTSEPTATEATSPSPAASRPVSEAPARFVGGSELLADNADPKKSGCAADPAKVTTLDAVQVNTLDEHLLGIAQLRHAAECHASWGRFEPSDRLTYLPGPFTVKITAHRPATGTVGTPYMTEFDGQPVFGNILLDTAGCVEITVEVKSPHGDGTATTACHR; encoded by the coding sequence GTGGAGATCCTGACCATGCCACGGCCTGAACGTCCTATCGATCCAGCTGCAGGGCCGGTCCAGCAGTTTGCGGCCGCATTGCGCAAGCTTCGCGCGGAGGCGGGCAACCCGCCATACCGAACCATGGCCAGCGCCGCGCATACATCCAAGGCCAGCCTTTCGGCCGCCGCTGCGGGACACCGCCTGCCAACCTGGGAGGTCACCCGGGCGTACGTCCAGGTCTGCGGCGGAGATGTCGAGGAGTGGCACCAGCTTTGGACAACCGCCCGCGAGAAAGCCGGGTATCCGATACCGACGCAGCAGTCGGAGGAGCCGATCGCCGTCAAGCTGGCGTCCGAGGTTCCTTCATTAGCGCTGCGTTTGACCGCCGTGCTCGGCCGACGCCGGCGCCCGTTGTTGGTCGGGGCCGGATCCGTCGTGCTGATCATCGTCATGGTCGGTGGGGCGCTCTGGTACACCAGCGAGCCGACAGCCACTGAAGCCACGTCACCGTCGCCGGCGGCGTCCCGACCGGTCTCGGAGGCGCCGGCCCGGTTTGTCGGTGGGTCCGAGTTGCTGGCTGACAATGCCGACCCGAAGAAGTCCGGCTGCGCCGCAGATCCGGCGAAGGTAACCACGTTGGATGCGGTCCAGGTCAACACGCTTGACGAACACCTGCTGGGCATCGCGCAGCTGCGGCATGCTGCAGAATGTCACGCGTCGTGGGGTCGGTTCGAGCCCAGCGACCGCCTCACATACCTGCCGGGCCCGTTCACGGTCAAGATCACGGCGCATCGTCCCGCAACCGGAACGGTCGGCACCCCGTACATGACGGAGTTCGACGGGCAGCCGGTCTTCGGCAACATTCTGCTCGACACTGCCGGATGCGTCGAGATCACCGTCGAGGTCAAGTCGCCGCACGGCGATGGCACCGCGACGACCGCATGCCATCGCTGA
- a CDS encoding IS5 family transposase: MPTPRRGYPSDLSDTQWALIEPLLPDPNTDGRREKHPRREIVNAILYVVRSGCPWRYLPADLPPWQTVYWYFSRWEEAGVTEQLLGSLRIKARVQQGRSPDPSAGIIDSQSVKGADTVGRDSRGYDAGKKINGRKRFIVTDTLGLLVTVWVLAASWQDRDGAKGALVAATLAVPSMRHVFADQGFAGRLVDWARDTLRTTVEIVRKPPDQQGFAVHPRRWVVERTLAWLTACRRLARDYERVLANSEAIIRWAAIAGTARRITRGAPTRRQTRRTFTWT, translated from the coding sequence GTGCCGACGCCTCGACGTGGTTACCCGTCCGACTTGTCCGATACGCAGTGGGCGCTGATTGAGCCGTTGCTGCCCGATCCGAACACCGACGGGCGTCGGGAGAAACACCCGCGTCGGGAGATCGTCAACGCGATCTTGTACGTGGTGCGATCGGGGTGCCCGTGGCGTTACCTGCCCGCGGACCTACCGCCCTGGCAGACGGTGTACTGGTATTTCAGCCGGTGGGAAGAGGCTGGCGTGACCGAGCAACTGCTTGGCTCGCTGCGGATCAAGGCCCGGGTTCAGCAAGGACGAAGCCCGGATCCGTCGGCCGGGATCATCGATTCGCAGTCCGTCAAGGGGGCCGACACGGTAGGCCGGGACAGTCGCGGCTACGACGCCGGCAAGAAGATCAATGGCCGCAAGCGATTCATTGTCACCGACACTCTTGGGCTGCTGGTTACCGTGTGGGTGTTGGCAGCGTCCTGGCAGGACCGCGACGGCGCCAAGGGCGCCCTGGTCGCCGCGACGCTGGCCGTGCCGTCCATGCGGCACGTGTTCGCTGATCAAGGCTTCGCCGGCCGGCTGGTCGACTGGGCGCGCGACACGCTGCGTACCACGGTCGAGATCGTCCGTAAGCCACCGGACCAGCAGGGATTCGCGGTACACCCGCGCCGCTGGGTGGTCGAGCGGACCCTGGCCTGGCTGACCGCCTGCCGGCGCCTGGCTCGCGACTACGAACGCGTACTAGCGAACTCCGAGGCGATCATCCGCTGGGCCGCCATCGCCGGAACAGCTCGACGAATCACCCGCGGCGCCCCGACCCGACGACAAACCCGCCGAACCTTCACCTGGACCTGA